GTGTATATTTCTAGTCGCTTGCAGTGTCTGCTTATGGCCACTCATTAATAATGAATCGCTTATAGTTCATATATCTGTCCACTGCTTGTATAATAATTTCACTATCTGAGTTGTTGTCATTTGATTAGGTGAAGTATACACACACGTTGTGGCCAGTAGTTTGGCAGTGTAATGCTCTTTATGGATTGTGTCATTATCCGtttgttgttctttctttcacagAAAAGAGCAGGACATCAGGATGGGTGGCTCAGTGTCCAGTCCTGCTGCTACTGTTAAAGCAGAGGCTCATTTAGGCAGCAGTGTTCCTCCACAGGGATGTCCAATGCACCAGGCACGCCAGGAAAGTAAGTCTACTGCAAAAAGAATTTCTTTACAAAAAGGGGATTCGCagataaatgtaaaacattttatttcacatgaaaCGTGTTACATATTGAAGGTGCTCCTCCATCTGAGTGCCCCATGCATCAGGCTGAGTCTCAGACCGCAGCTCCAGCAGGTCCAGCGCACCAGGAGAGGGCCTACGAGTTTGTGGAGTGCCCCATGAAAGCTGCAGAAGGAATGAATGACATTGATCCAACAAACATGGTACTTAAACCATCACTTCCAAATATGAATCTCCTGCTTGTTCGCGTCTGAAATGATGATCTTCAAACTAGCTGGcttgtttgtctctgtttctgttcctgTTAGATGCCACCACCAAACCAACAGCCAGCTACTGATCAGCCTTTCCCCCTGCCAGTTAACAGAGAGGAGTCCACAATTCCTAGATTTGGATCAGATAAAAACTGGGTGTATCCCTCAGAGCAAATGTTCTGGAATGCCATGTTGAGAAAGGGGTATGTTCGTTTTTATtgcatgataaataataattgcaCACATTCAAATATTGCTGAAGCTTGGTTTTCCTTAATGTGAACCGATCGCTCAACACAGAGAGTTTGTTCCTCTTTCTGTGAGAACTTGCTGTGATGAGCAAAA
The nucleotide sequence above comes from Hemibagrus wyckioides isolate EC202008001 linkage group LG01, SWU_Hwy_1.0, whole genome shotgun sequence. Encoded proteins:
- the LOC131359171 gene encoding holocytochrome c-type synthase — protein: MGGSVSSPAATVKAEAHLGSSVPPQGCPMHQARQESAPPSECPMHQAESQTAAPAGPAHQERAYEFVECPMKAAEGMNDIDPTNMMPPPNQQPATDQPFPLPVNREESTIPRFGSDKNWVYPSEQMFWNAMLRKGWRWKDDSLAPDDMTNIIKIHNRNNEQAWEEILKWEALHASECPCGPSLKRFGGKAKEYSPRARIRHWMGYELPFDRHDWIVDRCGKEVRYVIDYYEGDLDKNTYQFSILDVRPAVDSLQAVWDRVKVAWWRWTS